In Leuconostoc kimchii IMSNU 11154, the DNA window AGGAACCAAACAACAGAAACAACGAACGAACCAAAGAAAGGATTAACACTCATTGTTGAAGCTAATGATTCTGATACCCAGTTTAAAAATGGTGTGGTCACTGCCGCGGTGCCTAAACCAAAAAATGTACCGGAAAGAACGGCGCCTAGTGGTACGAGCATCATATCTAAAGGCGTCTTGCCAGTCAACCAATTACCAACAAGTACGGCCAGTACAGCTGCTAAAACGGCAGAGATTGGCTGACCAGAAGTCAACACGATTGATCCAGCAGCTTGATCTGCTACCCAGCCTGTTGCAGTATGTGTTTGTGGGCTAATAGCTGAGGTAAAGTAGACCGCGTTGGAACCGACCGTCGCAGAAATCAGAGCAGCTCCGGTTGTTAAAATATTAGCCCGCATCATGATAGCGATACCAACGCCAAGAGCAGGTGCCAATAGCTTTTGACCCATTAATCCAGCCTGGATGAGTGGGGTATAATCAAGTAAATTACCGATTGAAGACATCAGTAGGCCCATACCAAGTACCGCGAGAATAGCATTTGAAATACCGGTTGAGATATCAAATACGACCTCGCGAACAGTTGGTTTTGATTGGCTTTTGTGACTAAACGGCGTTTTGTCGTGTTTAGCTGCCGTGAGTGGCGACGTTGATGTTTGATCCATTATAAATCCTCCTAAATATTGTTCTGCTAGTGATAAAACACTGTTTTTCAACCAACGACTGAACTTGTGCTTGCAACATAACCTAAAAAACAAAAGAAAAAGAGACCCTAGCAATAAACTAGCGCCTCTTAAGAATGTTGAAAAAGTCAACATCTTCACGCCAGTCGAGAATTTGCTTCTCGACCGGTAGACAAAACAGACCAGCGAGAAGTCAGATAATAATGACGACGTTGATCGTAATAAGATTTGTGAAGTTGTATGAGCTTAACATGAACATTATATAAGTTTCCTTTTATTTAATAATCTATATTATGGCATTTAGATTATTAAATGTCAATGTTTTAATTTAAATATCATTATATGTTAAACATCTTATGGTTTGATATAATGGTAGAAAATGAATTAGAGGGTTAGTTATGTTACTTTTGGCAGTGAAAGCGATTACTGAATCAAACCGTTCTTTTTTAGCAAAATATGGTGTAACGGTTGTAACGCCTGATACCGTTACGGCAGAGCAGATACCTGAAATTGTTATTAGTTACGCATGGGATGATGTGATTGGCAAACAAATATTAGCCAATCCGGATTCAAAATTAAAGTGGGTTCAAACACAGTCTGCTGGTGTAGACTATTTACCATTAAAGTCACTCAAAAATTTGGGTGTTGTCGTGACTAATGCTAGCGGGTTAAAAGCTGTGCCGATTGCGCAAACGGTTCTAAGTTATATTCTATATTTTGCGCGAGGTTTAAATGTCTACGCTTCGAGGACGCACTGGGAACCATTTTCGAATCAATATTTAGTCAGCGAGTTGCCCGTTCTAGTGTTTGGAACCGGACGTATTGGACAGCAAATTGCTGCCAACATTAAAGCTTTTGGTGGTACTGTTTATGGTGTGAATACAACTGGGCGCCCAGTTGTAGGCTTTGATGAAGTATATAGTATAACTAATTATCAAAAAGCATTGGCGAAATCGCGTGTCGTGGTGGATGGCTTACCTGGGACACCGAGGACCGAAAACTTTTTTAATGCCCGCTTTTTCGAACAGGTCAACCAATTATTTTTGTTCATCAATATCGGTCGAGGGACAACGCTGAATCAAGATGATTTACTAGCGGCGATTGATGATTCACGAGTAACCTACGCTGCACTGGATGTGACGACACCAGAACCATTACCTAAAAATCATCCGCTTTTTGAACGTTGGCAAGTGTTGTTAACACAACACACTAGTTGGGGTGAGCATGTTAATGCAGGTCGAACTGGTGGTTTGTTTAGCATTCTTGAAAAAAACCTACCATCGTTTGTAGCAGATGGCACCATCAAGCAAAACGTTGTGGATTTAGACCATGGCTATTAAATCGCATTTTGATACAAGAATATTGACCAAATGACGATATCTTTACACTGATTTACAAAATAGACTATGTGTGTTTAAGTAGCTTTGTTAGGATAAGGTTAGTGTAGAGGGCATATTCCTCACAGAAGTGTCTAGTATCAAAATAAATAATCGGTAATGGAGAGATAGTCTTATGAAAAAGATCGCACATCGTGGCATTTCTGCGCAGGCGCCAGAAAATACCCGCGCAGCTTTTGGAAAAATGGTTGATTTGAGTGTCGATTGGTTAGAAACTGATATTGATATGACTTCAGATGGTCAGTTAGTCTTGATTCATGATAGTAAAGTTGACCGTACGTCTAATGGCAATGGTATGGTTAATCACAATTCGCTACTTGGTTTGCAAAAATTAGATTTCGGGCAGTGGTTCGATGACCAGTATACTGGTGAGCGCATTGTCACCTTACAATGGTTGATTAATTTTATCAATGACCACGAATTTAATGTGAACTTCGAGCTTAAAACAGAAGTTAAGGACGAGCAACAAAATTTTTATCTCATGCGTGTTCATCAAGCTTTGCATCAATTAAATCAAACAAGCCAAGTCATCGTTTCTAGCTTTGATGTCGACTTATTAAAGAAATATCATGAACTGATGCCAAAAATACCGATTGGTTTACTCATTGAAGGAAAGTTACCTACTAATATTATTGAAGTAGCTCAAACTGTGGGTGCGACCTACATTCACCCCGACGTGAGTTATTTAACTGAAGATCAGGTTAAATTCTTATTGTCACATGGTCTAAAAGTTAATGTTTGGACAGTTAACGAGGCATTGCTGGCTGAAAAACTACAAAGATGGGGTGTGCATGCAATATTTACTGATTTTCCAGCATAAATCATGCTGAGTTAAAGGGCGATGAATCTGGTAATGATATAATATTCTACTTTTATCAAACGGCGTTTTTAATGAAGACATGTGATAAAATAGAGTTCAAAGAAATTATCGGAGAATGATTGTGGCAAAACCAGAAGAAAAACGCGATATACGGCTGGTAACACGTTATAGAAATGTGATTAAAAGCTTTGATAATAAGTGGCATGTGCTTGATGATACGCGTGTGTCAATTGTTCGTGAAGTATTAGATTGGTTAGGAAATCCCGATCAGAAATTAAAAATTATACATATTGCTGGAACAAACGGCAAGAGTTCGACTGGGGCAATGGTGGGCGCAGTCTTGCAGGCTAATGGTTACGACTATGGCCGCTTTTCAAGTCCATATATCAAATCCTCGCGTGAACAAATTTGCATCAATGACAATATGATCTCAGAAAAAGATTTTTTGACGTATTATGATCGTATTGTTGCCGTTCTTAAAACCCACGGTGTTTCCGCCAAGCATCTGACGTACTTTGAGTATTTCACGATTATTTCTTTATGTTATTTTGTAGAACATCATGTGGATTTTGTGTTATTTGAAGCAGGATTGGGCGGATTACGGGATGCCACTAATGCAATTAGTTCACCATTATTAACGGTATTTACAAAAATTAGTATTGATCATCAAAATTTAATTGGTCGTAATTTATTAGAAATTGCAGAAAATACAGCGGCCATAATCAAACCTGGAACATGGGTAATCGATTATGCTGGTCAAGATTTAACAGCACGTCAAGTATTAAAAAATAAAACTTTGGCTGTAGGTGCTAAGTGGTTTGAATATCAACAAGATCAGATTACGATTGCAAATACAACCCCTGCGGGTTTGGATCTTATTATCAATGGCACGCCTGGTTATTTTTTGAGTATGTCAGGTGCTTTTCAGGTACATAATTTTAGTATTGTATTACAAATTAAAGCAGCATTGATGGCGCAAGGATACCATTTTGAAGTCGAAAAAACACGGCAAGGGCTTGCAAAGGTTAAATTACTTGGTCGAATGAATTATCACAAAGATGTGAATATTTTATTTGATGCAGCACACAATGTTGATGGTATTAATGGCCTTGTGTCGGCGTTAAATGCATGGCATTTAAAAATAAAACCCACTTTGATTTTAGGTGTTTTGAAAGATAAAGATTATCACGAAATGTTGGACACAATTGTACCAAGTGTACAACGGATTATAACCGTGACACCAAACAACA includes these proteins:
- a CDS encoding PTS transporter subunit IIC; translation: MDQTSTSPLTAAKHDKTPFSHKSQSKPTVREVVFDISTGISNAILAVLGMGLLMSSIGNLLDYTPLIQAGLMGQKLLAPALGVGIAIMMRANILTTGAALISATVGSNAVYFTSAISPQTHTATGWVADQAAGSIVLTSGQPISAVLAAVLAVLVGNWLTGKTPLDMMLVPLGAVLSGTFFGLGTAAVTTPFLNWVSESLASTMSVNPFFGSFVVSVVWFLFLMTPASSAALAIAVMLDPLSGGAALIGTTAGFVVYTAMGWSQNNIGANIAQTIVTPKVQFPNLLKSPLLMFGPAFIAGISAMVAVGIFHLKVPFAIAGLGLNGFIAPIALASSDPRALILVAIFGIVMPVIASMAMYYALKRSGKTRKNDLHLDVV
- a CDS encoding NAD(P)-dependent oxidoreductase, with product MLLLAVKAITESNRSFLAKYGVTVVTPDTVTAEQIPEIVISYAWDDVIGKQILANPDSKLKWVQTQSAGVDYLPLKSLKNLGVVVTNASGLKAVPIAQTVLSYILYFARGLNVYASRTHWEPFSNQYLVSELPVLVFGTGRIGQQIAANIKAFGGTVYGVNTTGRPVVGFDEVYSITNYQKALAKSRVVVDGLPGTPRTENFFNARFFEQVNQLFLFINIGRGTTLNQDDLLAAIDDSRVTYAALDVTTPEPLPKNHPLFERWQVLLTQHTSWGEHVNAGRTGGLFSILEKNLPSFVADGTIKQNVVDLDHGY
- a CDS encoding bifunctional folylpolyglutamate synthase/dihydrofolate synthase codes for the protein MIVAKPEEKRDIRLVTRYRNVIKSFDNKWHVLDDTRVSIVREVLDWLGNPDQKLKIIHIAGTNGKSSTGAMVGAVLQANGYDYGRFSSPYIKSSREQICINDNMISEKDFLTYYDRIVAVLKTHGVSAKHLTYFEYFTIISLCYFVEHHVDFVLFEAGLGGLRDATNAISSPLLTVFTKISIDHQNLIGRNLLEIAENTAAIIKPGTWVIDYAGQDLTARQVLKNKTLAVGAKWFEYQQDQITIANTTPAGLDLIINGTPGYFLSMSGAFQVHNFSIVLQIKAALMAQGYHFEVEKTRQGLAKVKLLGRMNYHKDVNILFDAAHNVDGINGLVSALNAWHLKIKPTLILGVLKDKDYHEMLDTIVPSVQRIITVTPNNKTRALSAEELAAEILVSYPSVDVEIASDASAAISLAMRVRESSQALIVVTGSFYTLNAIQKDHRI
- a CDS encoding glycerophosphodiester phosphodiesterase family protein, giving the protein MKKIAHRGISAQAPENTRAAFGKMVDLSVDWLETDIDMTSDGQLVLIHDSKVDRTSNGNGMVNHNSLLGLQKLDFGQWFDDQYTGERIVTLQWLINFINDHEFNVNFELKTEVKDEQQNFYLMRVHQALHQLNQTSQVIVSSFDVDLLKKYHELMPKIPIGLLIEGKLPTNIIEVAQTVGATYIHPDVSYLTEDQVKFLLSHGLKVNVWTVNEALLAEKLQRWGVHAIFTDFPA